The sequence below is a genomic window from Mycobacterium heidelbergense.
GCGCGTCGCCTTCACCGGATACATCGTCACCATCATCCTGCTGGTGTTGGTCCTCGTTCCCGGGATCGGCAACCTGGCCAACGGCTCGCGCAAGTGGTTCGTGATCGCCGGCTTCTCGATGCAGCCCTCCGAGCTGGCGAAAATCGCGTTCGCCATCTGGGGCGCCCACCTGCTGGCGGCCCGCCGCATGGAGCGGGCCTCCCTGCGCGAGATGCTGGTTCCGCTGGTCCCGGCCGCCGTCATCGCGCTGGCGCTCATCGTCGCCCAGCCGGACCTCGGCCAGACGGTGTCGCTGGGCATCATCCTGCTGGCCCTGCTGTGGTACGCCGGGCTGCCGCTGCGGGTCTTCGTCACCTCGCTGCTGGCCGTCTTCGTCGCCGGCGCCATCCTGGCGATGTCCGCCGGCTACCGCTCGGATCGGGTGCGGTCCTGGATCAACCCCGAGAACGACCCGCAGGACACCGGCTACCAGGCCCGGCAGGCCAAGTTCGCGCTGGCCCACGGCGGCGTCTTCGGCGACGGCCTCGGCCAGGGCGTCGCCAAGTGGAACTACCTGCCCAACGCGCACAACGACTTCATCTTCGCGATCATCGGCGAGGAGCTGGGCTTCGTTGGCGCGTTCGGGCTGCTGGTCCTGTTCGGGCTGTTCGCCTACACCGGGATGCGGATCGCGCGCCGGTCGGCGGACCCGTTCCTGCGGCTGCTGACCGCCACCACGACCATGTGGATCCTCGGGCAGGCGTTCATCAACATCGGCTATGTGATCGGCGTGCTGCCGGTTACCGGCCTGCAGCTGCCGCTCATCTCCGCTGGCGGAACATCCACGGCCGCAACGCTTTTCATGATAGGCATCATGGCCAACGCGGCCCGTCACGAACCGGAGGCGGTGGCCGCGCTGCGGGCCGGCCGCGACGACAAGATGAACCGGCTGCTGCGGCTGCCGCTGCCCCTTCCGTACGCGCCGAGTCGCCTCGAGGCGTTCCGCGACCGCAAGCGGGTGGGCCCGAAGCAGGGCACGGCGGGCGCGCCCCCGAAAGGCCGCCAGGCGCCCGCCCGAAAGCCCGCCCGCCCGGCCCGCCAGTCCGGGGGTACCGCCCGCTCACGGGGGCGGGGGCCCGTCCCGCGTGCGGGGGAGCATCATGTATCTGGCCAGCGCCATGCCAGCCAGGGCGCCGGCCAGCGTCCGACACGGCGAGCTCGCGCACTGGAAGGTCAGCGTTACGGGTGAACGGGGCCATCAAAGAGCCGGCCGGCGGGCTGGGGGCAAGCCCCTCGCCCGCCGGTGCCGCTTCGTCGTCCCGTGATTCCCTGTCGGTCGTGCTCGCCGGCGGCGGCACGGCCGGCCACGTGGAGCCGGCCATGGCCGTCGCGGACGCGCTGAGCGCCCTCGATCCGCGGGTCCGGATCACCGCGCTGGGCACCCGGCGGGGGCTCGAGACCAGGCTGGTGCCCGAGCGCGGCTATCACCTGGAGCTGATCACGCCGGTGCCGCTGCCGCGCAAGCTCAGCGGCGACCTGGCAAGGCTGCCGCCGCGGGTGTGGCGCGCCGTCCGGGAGACCCGCGCCGTGCTCGACGCCGTCGACGCCGACGTCGTGATCGGCTTCGGCGGGTACGTGGCGGTGCCGGCGTACCTGGCCGCGCGCGGTTTCCGGCTGCGGCGTTCGCGGCGCCGCGTCCCGGTGGTGATCCACGAGGCCAACGCGCGCGCCGGGCTGGCCAACCGCGTCGGCGCCCGCGGCGCGGTCCGGGTGCTCGCGGCGGTGCCGGACTGCGGGCTGCCGCGCGCCGAGGTGGTCGGCGTGCCGGTCCGGGCGGCCATCACCGCGCTGGACCGCGCGGCGTTGCGCGCCGACGCGCGCAAGCACTTCGGCTTCGCCGCCGACGCGCGGGTGCTGCTGGTGTTCGGCGGTTCGCAGGGCGCGGTCTCGCTCAACCGCGCGGTCTCCGGGGCCGCCGCCGACCTGGCCGCCGCGGGCGTGGCCGTGCTGCACGCGCACGGACCCAAGAACACCCTCGAGCTGCGCGAGCCCGAGCGGGGCGATCCGCCCTACGTCGCGGTGCCCTACCTGGACCGGATGGACCTGGCCTACGCCGCCGCCGACCTGGTGATCTGCCGCTCGGGGGCGATGACGGTCGCCGAGGTGTCGGCCGTCGGGCTGCCGGCCGTCTACGTGCCGCTGCCGATCGGCAACGGCGAGCAGCGGCTCAACGCGCTGCCGGTGGTCAACGCCGGCGGCGGCATGCTGGTGAGCGACGCCGACCTGACGCCGGCCGTGGTCGCCGAGCGGGTGGCCGGGCTGCTGACGGACCCGCCGCGGCTGGCGGCGATGACGGCGGCCGCCGCGCGGGTGGGACATCGCGACGCGGCGCGCCAGGTGGCGCAGGCGGCGCTGGACGTCGCGCGCAAGGCGGTCGCGGCGGGGGGACCACGGTGACCGCCGGGCAGCTGCCGCCCGAGCTGCGGCGGGTGCACATGGTGGGCATCGGGGGAGCCGGCATGTCGGGCATCGCCCGCATCCTGCTGGACCGGGGCGGGCTGGTATCCGGATCCGACGCCAAGGAATCCCGCGGCCTGCACGCGCTGCGCGCCCGGGGCGCGCTGATCCGCGTCGGGCACGACGCGTCGTCGCTGGACCTGCTGCCCGGCGGCCCCACCGCGGTCATCACCACCCACGCCGCCATCCCGAAGACCAACCCCGAGCTCGTCGAGGCGCGGCGGCGCGGCATCCCGGTGATCCTGCGCCCGGCCGTGCTGGCCAGGCTGATGGACGGGCGCACCACGCTGATGGTCACCGGCACGCACGGCAAGACGACGACGACGTCGATGCTGATCGTGGCCCTGCAGCACTGCGGGCGCGACCCGTCCTTCGCGGTCGGCGGGGAACTCGGCGAGGCCGGCACCAACGCCCACCACGGCAGCGGCGACTGCTTCGTCGCCGAGGCCGACGAAAGCGACGGCTCGCTGCTCGAGTACACCCCCAACGTCGCGGTGGTCACCAACATCGAGACCGACCACCTCGACTTCTACGGCAGCGTCGACGCCTACGTCGGGGTGTTCGACTCGTTCGTCGAGCGGCTCGCGCCCGGGGGAGCGCTCGTCGTGTGCGCCGACGACCCCGGGGCGGCCGCGCTGGCCCGACGCACCGCCGAGCTGGGCATCCGGGTGCTGCGCTACGGCTCCGCCGGTGAAGGCTCCCCCGCGAGCGGGCGGTACCCCCAGGCCGGCACGCTGGTGTCCTGGGAGCAGCACGGCACCGAGGCCGTCGCGCACATTCACCTGGCCGGCGAGCCCCACCCGCGCGTGATGCGGCTGTCGGTGCCCGGACGGCACATGGCGCTCAACGCCCTGGGCGCGCTGCTGGCGGCCGTCGAGATCGGCGCCTCGGCCGATGTGGTGCTCGACGGGCTGGCTGGCTTCGAGGGCGTGCGCCGCCGGTTCGAACTGGTCGGCACCTCGGGAGTCGGCCAGGCGTCCGTGCGGGTGTTCGACGACTACGCCCACCATCCCACCGAGATCAGCGCCACCCTGGCGGCGGTCCGCACGGCCCTCGAGCAGAGCGGCACGGGCCGCTGCATCGTGGTGTTCCAGCCCCATTTGTATTCGCGGACAAAGGCTTTCGCCGCCGAGTTCGGTCACGCGCTCAACGCCGCCGACGAGGTGTTCGTGCTCGACGTGTACGGCGCGCGCGAACAACCCCTCGCCGGCGTCAGCGGGGCCAGCGTCGCCGAGCACGTCAGCGTGCCGGTGCGCTACGTCCCGGACTTCTCCGCGGTGGCCCACGAGGTGGCCGCGGCCGCCCGCCCCGGCGACGTCGTCGTGACGATGGGTGCGGGCGACGTGACCCTGCTCGGGCCGGAGATCGTGACCGCGCTGCGGGCGCGGGCCAACCGCAGCGCGCCCGGGCGGCCGGGGGTGCTGCAATGACCGAGCCGAACGACGGCCCGACCGGCCTGGCCGCGGAGAACGCCGCACCCACCGAACCGCTCGCCGTCGAATCCGAGGATGGCCAGGAGCAGCCCGATCACGCCGAATTCGAGGGGCCGCGCCGGCGGGCCCGCCGTGAGCGGGCCGAGCGCCGCGCCGCGCAGGCGCGCGCCAGGGCCATCGAGGAGGCGCGCCGCGAGGCCAAACGCCGGGCCAGCGGGCGCATCGCCAACCCGCCGAAACCCGTTGCGCGCGGCGTGGTGCGCGGCTTGAAGATGCTGCTCGCCAGCGTGCTGCTGGCCCTCGTCGGGGTCGGGCTCGGGTTCGTTTTGTATTTCACGCCGGCGATGTCGGCGCGCAACATCGTCGTCACCGGGACCGGGGCGGTCACCCGCGAGGAGGTCCTCGACGCGGCGCGGGTGCGGCCGGGGACGCCGCTGCTGCAGATCAACACCAACCAGGTCGCCGACCGGGTCGCGGCGATCCGGCGAGTGGCCAGCGCGCGGGTGCAACGTCAGTACCCGTCGGCCCTGCGGATCACGATCGTCGAACGGGTTCCGTTGGCGGTGAAGGATTTTCCGGACGGCCCGCACCTCTTCGACCGCGACGGCGTCGACTTCGCGACCGGGCCGCCGCCGCCGGCGCTGCCTTACATCGACGTCGCCGATCCCGGGCCGACCGACCCGCCGACCCAGGCCGCGCTGCAGGTGCTGACCGCGCTGCGCCCCGAGGTCGCGGGCCTGGTGGGGCGGATCGCGGCGCCGTCGGTCGCGTCGATCACCCTGACGCTCACCGATGGGCGGATGGTGATCTGGGGGACCACCGATCGCACCGAGGAGAAGGCCGGAAAGCTGGCCGCGCTGCTGACGCGGCCCGGCACGACCTACGACGTGTCCAGCCCCGACCTGCCGACCGTGAAGTAGCGGCGGGAAACCGGGCGCGCCCCGCCGCGAGCGTCACGCCAGCGTGGCTCCCGACGCCGAGCGCCACGCTGGCGTGACGCTCGCGGGCCGTGGCGAGCGGCAGCCCGCCGGACGGCCGTGCCCAAAATTGACCAAAATTTGCGCGCCACGCCTCGGCGCGCCTGCGGGGCTGGGGCGCGTCGTAGCCATACCGTTCTGGTTGCGCGGAACTACTTGACATAACTCTAAGCCTATGGTTGAGGTTGAGGGTTTGCCAGGCGGACACACCGAGTCCCACCAGGGAGGAAGACGAATGATGACCCCCCCGCACAACTACTTGGCCGTCATCAAGGTTGTGGGTATCGGTGGCGGCGGCGTCAACGCCGTCAACCGGATGATCGAACAGGGCCTCAAGGGCGTGGAGTTCATCGCGATCAACACCGACGCGCAGGCGCTGTTGATGAGCGATGCCGACGTCAAGCTCGACGTCGGCCGCGACTCCACCCGCGGATTGGGCGCCGGCGCCGACCCGGAGGTCGGGCGCAAGGCCGCCGAGGACGCCAAGGACGAGATCGAGGAGCTGCTGCGCGGGGCCGACATGGTGTTCGTCACCGCCGGCGAGGGCGGCGGGACCGGCACCGGCGGGGCGCCCGTCGTCGCCAGCATCGCCCGCAAGCTGGGCGCGTTGACCGTCGGCGTGGTCACCCGGCCGTTCTCCTTCGAGGGCAAGCGGCGCAGCAACCAGGCCGAAAACGGCATCAACTCGCTGCGGGAGAGCTGCGACACGCTGATCGTGATCCCCAACGACCGGCTGCTGCAGATGGGCGACGCCGCGGTGTCGCTGATGGACGCGTTCCGCAGCGCCGACGAGGTGCTGCTCAACGGTGTGCAGGGCATCACCGACCTGATCACCACGCCGGGGCTGATCAACGTCGACTTCGCCGACGTCAAGGGCATCATGTCCGGCGCCGGCACCGCGCTGATGGGCATCGGCTCGGCGCGCGGCGAGGGACGCTCGCTCAAGGCCGCCGAGATCGCGATCAACTCCCCGCTGCTGGAGGCGTCGATGGAGGGCGCGCAGGGCGTGCTGATGTCGATCGCCGGCGGCAGCGACCTGGGCCTGTTCGAGATCAACGAGGCGGCCTCGCTGGTGCAGGACGCCGCCCATCAGGACGCCAACATCATCTTCGGCACGGTCATCGACGACTCGCTCGGCGACGAGGTGCGCGTCACGGTCATCGCGGCGGGCTTCGACGCCGCCGGCCCCGGCCGCAAGCCGGTCATCGGTGGCTCCGCCGGGGAGAAGGCCGGCGCGCACAGGATCGAGTCGGCGAAGGCCGGCAAGCTCAGCTCCACGCTGTTCGAGCCCGTCGACGCCGTCAGCGTGCCGATCCACACCAACGGCTCGACGTTGAACATCGGCG
It includes:
- the ftsW gene encoding putative lipid II flippase FtsW, yielding MRHALTRSLRRGKGSKEADGAARPDAEDATDAMGAMGAMDDTDTTESMDAVEVSETNAPGALAGAKAQFMALPGGLRGRFGAWLGRPMTSFHLIIAIAGLLTTLGLIMVLSASGVRSYDTDGSAWVIFGKQVLWTVIGLIGAYAAVRMSVRFIRRVAFTGYIVTIILLVLVLVPGIGNLANGSRKWFVIAGFSMQPSELAKIAFAIWGAHLLAARRMERASLREMLVPLVPAAVIALALIVAQPDLGQTVSLGIILLALLWYAGLPLRVFVTSLLAVFVAGAILAMSAGYRSDRVRSWINPENDPQDTGYQARQAKFALAHGGVFGDGLGQGVAKWNYLPNAHNDFIFAIIGEELGFVGAFGLLVLFGLFAYTGMRIARRSADPFLRLLTATTTMWILGQAFINIGYVIGVLPVTGLQLPLISAGGTSTAATLFMIGIMANAARHEPEAVAALRAGRDDKMNRLLRLPLPLPYAPSRLEAFRDRKRVGPKQGTAGAPPKGRQAPARKPARPARQSGGTARSRGRGPVPRAGEHHVSGQRHASQGAGQRPTRRARALEGQRYG
- the murG gene encoding undecaprenyldiphospho-muramoylpentapeptide beta-N-acetylglucosaminyltransferase; amino-acid sequence: MNGAIKEPAGGLGASPSPAGAASSSRDSLSVVLAGGGTAGHVEPAMAVADALSALDPRVRITALGTRRGLETRLVPERGYHLELITPVPLPRKLSGDLARLPPRVWRAVRETRAVLDAVDADVVIGFGGYVAVPAYLAARGFRLRRSRRRVPVVIHEANARAGLANRVGARGAVRVLAAVPDCGLPRAEVVGVPVRAAITALDRAALRADARKHFGFAADARVLLVFGGSQGAVSLNRAVSGAAADLAAAGVAVLHAHGPKNTLELREPERGDPPYVAVPYLDRMDLAYAAADLVICRSGAMTVAEVSAVGLPAVYVPLPIGNGEQRLNALPVVNAGGGMLVSDADLTPAVVAERVAGLLTDPPRLAAMTAAAARVGHRDAARQVAQAALDVARKAVAAGGPR
- the murC gene encoding UDP-N-acetylmuramate--L-alanine ligase, whose protein sequence is MTAGQLPPELRRVHMVGIGGAGMSGIARILLDRGGLVSGSDAKESRGLHALRARGALIRVGHDASSLDLLPGGPTAVITTHAAIPKTNPELVEARRRGIPVILRPAVLARLMDGRTTLMVTGTHGKTTTTSMLIVALQHCGRDPSFAVGGELGEAGTNAHHGSGDCFVAEADESDGSLLEYTPNVAVVTNIETDHLDFYGSVDAYVGVFDSFVERLAPGGALVVCADDPGAAALARRTAELGIRVLRYGSAGEGSPASGRYPQAGTLVSWEQHGTEAVAHIHLAGEPHPRVMRLSVPGRHMALNALGALLAAVEIGASADVVLDGLAGFEGVRRRFELVGTSGVGQASVRVFDDYAHHPTEISATLAAVRTALEQSGTGRCIVVFQPHLYSRTKAFAAEFGHALNAADEVFVLDVYGAREQPLAGVSGASVAEHVSVPVRYVPDFSAVAHEVAAAARPGDVVVTMGAGDVTLLGPEIVTALRARANRSAPGRPGVLQ
- a CDS encoding cell division protein FtsQ/DivIB, with translation MTEPNDGPTGLAAENAAPTEPLAVESEDGQEQPDHAEFEGPRRRARRERAERRAAQARARAIEEARREAKRRASGRIANPPKPVARGVVRGLKMLLASVLLALVGVGLGFVLYFTPAMSARNIVVTGTGAVTREEVLDAARVRPGTPLLQINTNQVADRVAAIRRVASARVQRQYPSALRITIVERVPLAVKDFPDGPHLFDRDGVDFATGPPPPALPYIDVADPGPTDPPTQAALQVLTALRPEVAGLVGRIAAPSVASITLTLTDGRMVIWGTTDRTEEKAGKLAALLTRPGTTYDVSSPDLPTVK
- the ftsZ gene encoding cell division protein FtsZ gives rise to the protein MTPPHNYLAVIKVVGIGGGGVNAVNRMIEQGLKGVEFIAINTDAQALLMSDADVKLDVGRDSTRGLGAGADPEVGRKAAEDAKDEIEELLRGADMVFVTAGEGGGTGTGGAPVVASIARKLGALTVGVVTRPFSFEGKRRSNQAENGINSLRESCDTLIVIPNDRLLQMGDAAVSLMDAFRSADEVLLNGVQGITDLITTPGLINVDFADVKGIMSGAGTALMGIGSARGEGRSLKAAEIAINSPLLEASMEGAQGVLMSIAGGSDLGLFEINEAASLVQDAAHQDANIIFGTVIDDSLGDEVRVTVIAAGFDAAGPGRKPVIGGSAGEKAGAHRIESAKAGKLSSTLFEPVDAVSVPIHTNGSTLNIGGDDDDVDVPPFMRR